A window from Chitinophaga filiformis encodes these proteins:
- a CDS encoding class I SAM-dependent methyltransferase produces the protein MFDPSKLQMLENRLVKVFKHLRKTARRQNITCYRVYDDDIPEFPFSIELYEDHIYVAEYQRQHGMEEEEHENWLDSSLGVISRVLEVPLEKIFVKQRQRKASRQEQYEKLSFESHEMTVQEAGLSFKVNLSDYLDTGLFLDHRITRGMVRDAAAGKKVLNLFCYTGSFSVYAAAGGASQVTSVDLSKTYLAWAEENMRLNGFDVAKHRFVHADVLQYLDTLPEEEFDLVVLDPPTFSNSKRMKEFLDIQRDHVSILNKVLSATKPGGVIYFSNNYRRFVLDSDRILAAEIKDITAQTMPFDFQQKLIRKCYKITR, from the coding sequence ATGTTCGATCCGTCAAAACTTCAGATGCTGGAAAACCGCCTGGTAAAGGTGTTCAAACACCTGCGCAAAACAGCGCGCCGGCAAAATATTACCTGCTACAGGGTGTACGATGATGATATTCCTGAATTTCCCTTCAGTATAGAATTATATGAAGACCACATCTATGTGGCGGAATACCAGCGCCAGCATGGCATGGAAGAAGAAGAACATGAAAACTGGCTGGATAGCAGCCTCGGGGTAATATCCAGGGTGCTGGAAGTACCCCTGGAAAAGATATTCGTAAAGCAACGCCAGCGCAAGGCCAGCAGGCAGGAGCAATATGAGAAACTGTCTTTCGAAAGCCATGAAATGACCGTACAGGAAGCCGGCCTTTCCTTCAAGGTAAACCTGTCCGACTACCTGGACACCGGTCTCTTCCTCGACCACCGTATTACCCGGGGTATGGTCAGAGATGCCGCAGCAGGCAAAAAGGTGCTGAACCTTTTCTGCTATACCGGCTCTTTTTCTGTTTATGCTGCTGCTGGTGGTGCCTCACAGGTCACCTCCGTAGATCTTTCCAAGACCTACCTGGCCTGGGCAGAAGAAAATATGCGCCTGAACGGCTTTGATGTAGCAAAACACCGCTTTGTTCATGCTGATGTACTGCAATACCTGGACACCCTTCCTGAAGAAGAATTTGACCTGGTAGTGCTCGACCCGCCTACCTTCTCTAACAGTAAACGTATGAAAGAGTTCCTGGACATCCAGCGGGACCACGTCTCCATACTGAACAAGGTACTGAGCGCTACAAAGCCGGGCGGCGTCATTTACTTCAGTAATAATTACCGCCGTTTTGTACTGGACAGCGACCGTATACTGGCGGCTGAAATAAAGGACATAACGGCGCAGACAATGCCGTTCGATTTCCAGCAGAAGCTGATCAGGAAATGTTATAAGATCACGCGATGA